The Lathyrus oleraceus cultivar Zhongwan6 chromosome 5, CAAS_Psat_ZW6_1.0, whole genome shotgun sequence genome includes the window AGGTTAGGTTGGCCGATTGGTGAAAATTTAGATTGGTATACTTATAACAAccagaaaaaaaagaaaatttatTTTGTAGTACTTGATCTGGTCGTTGATTGTGAAATTTCGTTGCTGTGTTCCAAGAAGGATAACTCTACTGATTACGTCTACTCGAAAGAAACCTTTGGTACTCCATTGACGATCGTAACacaaaaattcaaaataaatttCTACTTACTGATCTGATCTTTTATGGAATCGATCTCCTTTTGACTGTATAAGAATATGTGGAGCTCGACATGTCTGGAAGCACAGGAGAACGTTCTTTTGCTGATATTATTACCAGTAATGATACTGGATTATTCATAGCTTACTATACTCCCCTATTCATTGTGGGTTGGTTATTTGCCAGCACGGGTTTTATCTCAAAGTCAAGTTTGAATCTCTCATGATCGTCGGGTTTGAATCGTACTAAATGCTAACAGTTTAGTTGTGCACGAATCTCTCACAATTGCAAATTCAAATCGTATTAAGTCGAATTTCTCATGATCGTCGGGTTTTAATCGTACTAAATGCTAACAATTTAGTTGTGCATGAATCTCTCACATTCACAAATTCAAATCGTATTAAATGCTAACAATTTAGCTTTGCACTTGCAAATTTGAATCGTGCTAAGTGTCAAGGTTTAGGTTCGAATTTTTCACGGTCGCATGTTCAAATTGTACTAAATGCTACCAGTTTAGCTCTTCCTTTAATTGGGACCCACACAAATGGATAGTAGGATTCGTCTCTTGGATTAATCGGTTTTAAGGTCGAATGCCGAATTTTCGAAGAAAAAAAACATTGAAAATCTAACAGTTTTTTCTTCTAATCTCTAAAAATAAACTATCATTGAgagattaaaaaaaattatatctTGTGTTGATTTTAGTTCCTAAATCATAGGCCGCCATTTGATTCCAACCTGAAGAAATATTACACAAATTAAAACCAAAACAAATTTTCTTGTTTCAAAGGCTAAATTTTTTTATAGGAATTCAAAAACTGGTATTTAGTGGAATCAATGGAGGTCGAAACCACTTAACCCCTATTGATTTAGAAACGGGATAAGATTCTCTAGTCAGGTCGAGAAGACACAAGAGTTATCCATTGACCTACCAAAATATTATTTTCAAGCCAAGAAAATGCACATATCTTCGGCTTCTTTCTGAATCACGGAAGATCCTAAAAAAATTATATCATTTCGAGATTTCTAAATTGATCAAACCACAACATGTCAAACAATCATCAACCTCCCTCTAGACCTAATCTAAAACAAGTTTAATATTTTTCACCTGTCAACCTCCCTCTAGACCTAATCTAAAACAAGTTTAATATTTTTCACCTTTCAAAGATACTGTTTAATAATTTTCAACCACAGATGGTGGGTTGGCTCGATAGAGAAAAATTAGATTGATATATTTATCTCAAAGTCAAGTTCAAATCTCTCACGATCATGGGTTTGAATCGTACTAAGTGCTAAGGTTCAAGTTCGAATCTCTCACGATTGCATGTTCAAATTGTACTAAATGCTAACGTCAAATCTCTGAAGAAAAAAACTTTGAAAATCTAACTGGTTTTTCTTCTAATCTCAATAAAATTGTCCTTGagattaaaaaaaaattgtttgtatCATTGTATTGACTTTAGTCCCTAAATCATGGTGATGTGAAGATGTATTACAGGATTCAAAAGCTGGTATTTAGTGGAAGACATTTAAGCAAAAAATAATGACTACCATGCATTAGACTTTTTAAAAATAGAGCAAAACAGTTGCCGTTTGGCATCTTTTCCCCAAAACCATCACTAACAGAAACTAGCATGCATAAGTCAATGGTAGACCACCCACCTCAATATAAGTTTTACTGCACATTTTCGTCATAAACGACGATTGCGTCCATGTGCTTGAAGAAGACACTTCAAAACTACAGATTAAACAACCCTCAACAAAGTATTTGACTAAAAGAGCATGTCCTATTACAAGAGAATGCATTACACAAGTTCTTCAGATGCCTACACTTTTCCATTCTTGCAACCGTGGGGTTTTGTTTCAATTACCCCTTACTTTGATGAATGGTGAACCCGTTGGAGCACTGAGACCAAGGCTTTGCATCACTCTAATCCTTCGGGAACTCAATTCTTGGAGCTTCCCAGTGGCTGTTTCCTGAGAACAATATAGTAAGTTAATGGATCCAACCAACCAAAACACGGCATAAAAGTTTTCAAGTCCATATACTCACACAACTTGGGCTAGCCAGATCACCGTCCTTTGACTCCTTGTTTTGTTTTTGGCGCTTGGCTGTGCTCGGCTCCTCGCCTTTCGTGTTGGACTGTTTTTTGCTACTACTACCTTTCTTACTTGGAGTTCCTGCTGAAAAACAATGATGAGAAGAATTGTTAGGCTACATGTGTGctgaaatatatatatatatatatatatatatatatatatatatatatatatatatatatatatatatatatatatatatatatatatatatatatattggttTAAAATCAATCAGTTGCTTAGCCTTCTGATATATTCAACATAACATAAATGTTAATATTTTAATCACCCCTAAACCTTAAGCTACTATCTTCTCAGCTTGAGACAAATAAACCCAGTAAACCAGCGGTAGTCGGAGACATGCCTTCATGTGATGGTGAATCGGTGAGATATTGATAGAAACCAACTGGTATTTTTACCAAAATGAGAAAAAGAACTACGATTACAAACAATTCCTGGAGTATTCGAGAGACTGTAGACTCACCCAAATGCATAAAAGTCTCCTAACTATTTCCAAATGACTAGATAATCCTATCTCTCGTCACTCCTCTCAATTTATAGGTAGTACACCTTAATCCCCTTAACTATCTTCTAATCCACACACTAACTGACCAATTAATTAATTGCCTGATAAATAACTAAGCAAGCCATTTAACATTAGGTAACAGAACATACTTATCAATACCCTGCTCCAACGCTGGGTGAAAGATAAATAACCCAAGCAGTCCCTCCAGGACCCCATTTGCATGCAACTTAATGATATAGTTCTCAATTTAGCAAAACACTCCCTTGCAAAGTTGGCCAGTGGGGAGGTCGGGATAATCTAGTGGTGGTGGGACTGGAGTTTGTCTAGATTCTTTTCAGCCCTCTTCCATGCATGCCTTGGCCAGTGATGATGGAGAGAATACCAACTGAACGGAGATCTATGCTGTCCCAGTCAGCAGCTGTATCACTACATTGGCTAAAACTTTGAACTTCAGATCCCAAGAGTCATACAGATCTCTTATCCTTGAGGCTCATCTTTTCTCTTCATTACATTGGACTTATCCCATTAAATCACGACCTTGGCTAAAACTTTGAACTTCAGATCCATCCTCCCTTCCTCTGTTTTCCTCATACATGTCTATCTTCTTAACCTGGATGCAACCCAAATGTTTAATAGCATCCAAAGAGACGACAACTCAGTCAACCAGGATTTTTTACACCGTTATAACTCATCTCTGTACGTGGTGGAGCTAGCTTTCAGCAGCACCTCCAACAATACCACTGCAGCTGTTACCATCTCCTTTGCATTACCGGCTATGTTTACTACTTGATCTTGTTAAGTGGGAACTGTTTAAGCATTCATCTTTGACACCGGAAAAACGTTGACGACAACCTGCACCAATGGCATTCACGTATTTATCGTCACCGGTGTCTTGTTCCCCTCCTCAGCTGAGATTGATTGTTGGCTCCTTTCTGTCCAATATCATCACATTTGCATGTGTCACAGCCCATACAGCCTTGCTGCTTTTGCTGTACACTGCCAGACAACCCACCTCTATTGTGCTCACCTATTGTGTGATGGTATCCCTCTCCTCATATTCTGCTCAATTCCTGAATCTGTTTCAGTTTGTTGATGTAGTGGCTGTCTATTCATCAGCTTGCAATCTTGAATAGTAACCACCTACATCTGGCTTTCCTTCTTGGTTTTGATCTTTAGTTTTTCCCCTTCATCAAGTGGGTGCATACGCTGATGCTCTTGTTCATGGTGTGCCTTTGTTCCAAGATCATTGTTTTCTCCAATTATTGTTCTTTCTCTTTATCAATTTCTGCCCCAGGAACATTTGGTTATGGCTTTCTTCACTGTTAGATACTATATTTTGCTCTTATTATGAATATTGCATTGCTTGGATAAGACACAAATAGTCCTCCCTTCAATCAAATCGTGGAATCAATTCTACAACCACCTTCACTCCAAAGAGTAAAGCCGCCAACAGCCATTCAGGATGTAAAAACCGATCTACTGCAGCAACTATCCATGTGGTGGTAATTGAGCAATGTACAAGATTCATAATCTGTTAGATTTTGGCTTAAATTACTTGAGAATGACCTTCGAAAAATCCAACCAAGAAGTATTTGGATTACTCTCCTTCCAACGAACAAACCATCCATGAGTTCCTCCCCCTAATGAAAATGCATTGACCCGCCAAAGTGTTGGGTTATCACGAGGAGCATCCACATTGGATCAAGAGcaacacacaagtgagagagacaccacatattcacctaaaaccttaagaTGATAGGTGTGGTAGGTGTATGGGTCATCTCATTTATAAAGTGTTCAACCTCCACTTTTCTAAGCAATGTGAGTTTCATCCACATACACTTGTACCACTGTTGTGGGCACTACAACAGAACACGCCGTCTGACCACCACATTGTCAGGAAGACTTTCGATACAAGGAATCGGTCCCTTAATTGAACCATCGGCTCTGATATCACTATCGAGTCATCATGAAGAGCATCCACATTGGGTCAAGAGcaacacacaagtgagagagacaccacatattcacccaaaaccttaaggtgataggtgtatgggTCCTCTCACTTATAAAGTGTTCAACCTCCACTTTTCTCAGCAATGTGGAACTTCCAACTCACATTTGTATACAACACAATTTCATTTTTCCGCGCGCTCTTCTTGTTCCAAAATATTTCATTGTAAGATTCATTTTTTCGTGAATTCTTCTTGTTCCAAAAGATTGCATTGCTTGGATCAGACACCAATAGTCCCCCTTCCATTGAATTTTGGAATCAATTCTGCAGCCATCTTCGCACCACAAAATACCTACGCATTTCCCGAATCCACCTAGATCAAAATTGCTCGGATACCAATGATAGAGACGAGCTGGTGGACTGGGAAGACTGTTCAAGTCAAAGCTAGGTACCAGGATGGTCGTTCAGTTCAGATTTAAATTGTTGTCCTTGTTATGATAGAAGTCACATGTTGTTTGGAAAAGTGGAGGTTGAGCAATatataagtgagagaatccatAAACCTAAtaccttaaggttttgggtgaacatgtggtgtctctctcacttgtgtgATTGTTCTTGATCCAATGTGGATGTCCCCTCATGATCTATCAGTGGTATGAGACTCAATGATTCAACTAAGGGGATCGGCTCCTTGTATCAAAAGTCTATCTGACAAGGTGGTAGTCAGGCAGCATGTCCGCTTGAAGTTCCAATGACGTGGTAAAAAGGTCAACGACATTGCAAGTGTATGTGGATAAAAGCTGGCCCATCATTCCTTCCAACAAACCCACCATTCATGAGCATCTCCCCTCAATGCAAATGCAATTAAAAGTTGGCCCATCATTCCTTCCAACAAACCCACCATTCATGAGCATCTCCCCtcaatgcaaatgcaatgaccCATCATAGTTTTATCTCTTCGCTCGTTCTTCTTGCTCCAAAACATTGCATTGCTTGGATAAGACACCAATAGTCCTCCCTTCAATCTATCCAAAATATTGCATTCCTTGGATAAGACACCAATAGTCCTCCCTTCAATCAAATCTTAGAATCAATTCTACAGCCAGCTTCACACCAAAGAGTAAAGCCTCCAACGACCATTCAGGATGTACAAACCAATCTACTGCAGCAACTATCCATGTTGTGGTAATCATTACATTCTTAACAGTGCTCATCTTCCTGCAGTGGTCCCCGGAGCCTTTCCTACTCCATGCGTTGTACAGACAAATATTGTGAAAGTGGCGTGTCTTACCAATGCGCTGGCCAACCATGAGATAGGAGAATATCTTGTTGATCCCAACGATGACCTAATGGGATTGGATTGCAAGGTCCCATTACCCTAGAAGATAGTCGCTATAAAAAGGGGTAAACCTAAGAATTAAAAGAAAATGGACTTTGTATAACCCATAGAGTATGCTCTTTTGGGATGTTCCTAGACGCTTCACCGTAAAAGGAGAAGGGAAACACTCTTCTTGTAGTTTTTGTTTACATATGTGAATAACTGTTCGAGACTGGTCCAAGGTCCAATCCATATTGGACCGGGTGACCCGAGTCAGAAGCAATTAGGCGGGACCAGAGACACACGCTCTAGAGGCACACTAGATAAGGGTCTAACAGTCCTTGCAGACCGTCAAATCATGGAACCTAAAGGATCCATCGACACCTATCCAAGGAGACAGTTGTCTCTGAGACATCATATCTTCCAATGCCTCTTTTCCCAGAGTGAAGATTCCAATGTGCCAATAAGAACATGAAAGTCAATGAAGCATCCAGGAGTGACATTAATTAGCTTGGAAACCAATGGTCTGAGTGAAGACTTTCTGGTGATGGTAAGCAATGCACGCCATTTGTGAAAGAAAAACAGCAGTGTATAAAGGCTAAACGGTGGAAATAACCAAATAGAGAAAACACTTTTGGAGTAGAGTTTTCCAAGTCACAAACAGTTACTCAAATGCAGAGATGCAAGAAATGCGGAGAGAAGATCTAGAAGGTAAGGAAAGTACTGATGGAAAAGAATAGAACAACTGGGATACACACCACCAAGCTTTAAGAGAATGACGCGGTGCAATAAAAGAAGAAACACAAACAGAAGATCTAGGAGGTAAATGCCATTGGAACAAGCACACAGCAGAGGCAGTAAAAAAGAGAATAAATTATTGAAAAGAACCATAACTGATAGCTGCAAAAATAAAAACAACCGCCCAAAACTAAACACCAGCTACAGAAAAAGCAAAAAATGAACACTGATATGCTATTTCTACTATGTAAAGCATAGAAAACCATTATAAATGACGCAAGAAAATTTACTAACCCCTGGCCTTGATTGCTGATTTCTTCGAGCTAGGAAGGCTCTTCACCCATCAAaaaatacaacagcaaacagAATTAATTCAATATTTTGAAGACAACTGACTGCTTAAAACAAAAAAAGGCGTCGATAACACTTAAAGCGTCAGTATTaacaactaaaataaaaaagCCATGATTACCTTTTCAAGACCTTCGCGGAGTATCTTTTGGAGATCCCCATTATTATTCTTGAGAATCTGAAAACTTAAATACATAAGCACAAACAAAATCTCGCCAAATCCAATAGATTTAAAAAGTGACACAAATTAGGTTTACTTCAAACGATCACCAAATATCAACTCACCGTCTCAAACTCAGAACAAGATTTAACAGGATCCACATTCAAGCTGCAGGACGAAAAACACACATTAATTCAAATTAATGCGCAAATAATTGTAGAAAACATAAATGGAACAAACTACCGACAACAAATGGCTTCCATAAACCCGAACAAGAACCTCCCCCTTGCGACAACTTCTAGGTTTCAAACTCGAAACAACAGCTTCATCATCAACAACCTATAACATCATCAAAAATTCATCAGCAAGTTAACATCAAAGAATGTATCTAGGTCATTCATTCATACAACTACACTTCACAAACCTGAGCAGGCCACCACAAACCACTGCGAGGAAGCTTGACATGAATCAAATCCCCAAATGCCACTGAATAATCTTCAGTAACCTGATTGTTACCACCCTCCATACTTTAACAATTCACCAGCCAAGAAAACACAAAGATCCCAAATTTTTAGTTTCACAGCTAACTAACACAACAATCTCACAAACTCTTAAACGAAACATTCAAGAAaccataacatgcatcacactAAACCGTTTTACGCCATTTCTAACAACTTCTGTAAGAAAATGTTGAAGAATTTTTTACTTTTAAAGCATAATAAACAAACAATATCTAAGAAACGAAGTGTAAGAGAAGTAGTACTACAGTAAAGACTTACAGAACGTGCGCGAAAGAGGAGAGAGACGAAGAACCGAGAGCGTTGGAGCCAAAAAAATTAGCGAGAAAAGAGCGCAATTTCACTTGGTaacagaaaaaagaaaaaaaaaatagttGGATATTTTATAGACAAAGTAACACATTCTGTAATATAAAAATATAATactttttttatttaataaaatttaCATGACATTTATTAAATTTATGTGGGACCATATAATTTGACCAAAAAAATTGTGTTGAAATGTATTTTTAGAAAATTGTTTATAGTGTgattttttctaaaaaaattcCAAGCACAAGGATATGATTTTgttgaaaagaaagaaataaatattaaattattttttaacaaaaatgataatAAGATTCTAGAGTGAATTTATTTTGTGTGGCTTTAATCTTTATCCTCACAACCTCAAATTTGtcataaaaatataatatttttttgtgaaagctcttacaattttatttttaattttttaaaactGATTTATTGAGTTTAGACTGAAAGATCTAAATGATTTTATAATTACTATTAACTTGGGTTTAAAGAAGATGTAAAATTTTAAGATGTAAAGATGTCCACAATATTGATCAAATCTACCAAAGATCATAAAATATTCAAAACATGATACCAAAAACAAAATACCACTTAGTCCATGGTTTCAATAATATAAATTACTACTTGACTTTAATCAATAGTTGTTTCAACATGTATAAATGATTTGATTTATTGACTATATAAAATTTATTAAACATGTAATGTATCAAAATTAGACACAAAtaaaaaaatggtttgaataaaTTAAGAATTTAATTCATATACGTTTTTAAGttataaatatttaatatttaatatattatttttgaGAAAAGACTGTAAATTTTTACAATCATGTATCTCTTATAAATTTTAAGTTATGATTTGgcattttaaaatattttgattaaatTATATATAGTATTTTTTTATACTACCATTaaatttattgttattttaataaaaaaattgagTCAAAAGTGTTTATTTTtctaaaaaatttaaataatatttaaataacataaaaacaaaaacagTCAATAATAGTCATAAAAAGTTTTTTACTTTAATTATAACTAATTAATatggtatatatatatatatatatatatatatatatatatatatatatatatatccgATCCAAATAAACTAGAGATCTCGTTCTAATTTTcataataattttttaataaaataaagtgcaatttactttaattttttgataaaaaaatgaatattgataatataataatttttataataataaatatttaaatttgaGTAAAGAGGTATTaatatttatttgtttaaatAATCTTATCAAACTACTGAAACATTTATATTGATAGAATATATTATAAGAGAAATAAACTGTCAACAAAAGACGCTCATGTATTCCatcaaatcaaattaaattttttaaattatttatatgacatgtagagTAATATATTCTATTAAATAACATTTTTACActattaatatatttttattaaactCATATTATAATTTATAATCTATAAAATAAGTAGATAATTATAAattatataatatttattttagaGTTCATAATTAGAAAATATCTTTCTTAAAAATGTACAAGGCAATCAATATACAATTTAACTTTGTGTTACATAAAAAAAAATTTATACCGTAATAAATTTTAAATTTGGAGAATTAAACGTATGAACAATTAATATAAAATTGATATTAATTCAATGACACCAAATAGTAAATACTGCTATTGTAAAACTAAATGTTAAATTAATTGTATAATATATAGTATATTGTTAGTTTGTATGCAGaaataaaaatagtaaaaatataACTATATTATCAGTATTAGTGGggctatatatatatatatatatatatatatatatatatatatatatatatatatatatatatatatatatatatatatatatatatatatatatatatatatatatatatatatatattatttatttttaggTCTCCTAGAAATTTAAGGCTCTGTGTTGTGGCACTGGTTGCACATGCACAGGGTCGGACCTTTGAGTTAGGAATAAATAACATCAACATATCAAATTTATCTCCAAAAAAATTCAATGTTTAAGTTTTCCCAACaaccggagatgcatctccaaaattttctctgttatatattttttttgtttttcttgcTTGTGGTGTTCTATGCTTGCACTTATTATCTGTTTTACTTTAACTTGTATGCATAATGGTTGATAGGCACGATAGACTGTGGCACGAGAGGGCTGCACAACACGCATCAATGCGGCAGAAGAAGAGTCAACAAGTTTCGGATGCTCCTGGTCCCTCTGGCCATGTAGATCCATCTACTTCTAGGATTCGTGCTTCTCCCCATGCTTTTCCATCTTCTTTTTCCCGTAGGATACATGTCTCACCTACTGACACATCACTCCCTTCATCCTCCCGCATGAGCCAGGATTCATCTATTTAGGCGCCTGAGGTACCTGAGACACCAGTGGTACCGAAGGCACCCCTACCACCTCCTATTGTTGATGATGGTGAGCCAGTACCACCTCTGAAGGGTGAGGCTGATGCGGATGCTGAGTCAAGGAAATTAGAAGAGGCCATGTAAATTTGTCATTATTGTCTTTGTACCTATACCATACTTCCAGACATATCTGGGACGGAGAGGTAA containing:
- the LOC127088251 gene encoding uncharacterized protein LOC127088251 translates to MEGGNNQVTEDYSVAFGDLIHVKLPRSGLWWPAQVVDDEAVVSSLKPRSCRKGEVLVRVYGSHLFLNVDPVKSCSEFETILKNNNGDLQKILREGLEKSLPSSKKSAIKARGTPSKKGSSSKKQSNTKGEEPSTAKRQKQNKESKDGDLASPSCETATGKLQELSSRRIRVMQSLGLSAPTGSPFIKVRGN